The DNA region TATTATAGTACCATAAAACCTTACTGAGATATTAAGACATTGTTTTGCCATGGCACTTTTAATACAACAGAATCCTGTGACTTGGCTTCACAAACCTCACGAACCCACAATAGACAGACAGGTAGAATAGATACTTTGAGTCAGTTATGGATAGAATGTGCCTAATGGTCATGGCCAGCTTCAGGATAATCTGGCAATCTCTTCATAATGGCTGCTCTTGAGGTCTAAATAAGCCATAGTCTAGGTAAAGTAACGAAGAAGACAGACAGCAATAGAGCCTTGACTTCACAACTCAGAAttcgtttgttgttttttttttttcaatgagatTGAGTTCTCCCTCACTATTATCTAATttctgatgagttgtacatgtacattataaagTTGAGAATCAAGGAGGTTTCCGTGGGCATCAGCTATAATCATTCAAGCATGTTCTATTGAGAACACCAAAATCCTTAGCAAGCAATGATTGCTAGCTTTGAGTTGGTGGGCATCAGTCTGCCGCTAACAAGTATCGGGGTGGAAGAATGGTTGTAACCAAGAAAAGCTCACTTCCTCTTCGTTGTCAAAGCTGTAAGCTGAATTTGAAGGGTGCTGCCATAACACTTGATATTCAACAATCAAACAAGCACTTACACGCAACACGTACatgacacatacacacttaAACTGAGCAGAATCACAATTTACTGATCCCTATCTACAAATAAAGAATTACTAAATTTAAATATATCTACATGATTCTCATAACAATGTGATTATGCATGATAATTCTATACTATCTTTCTAAAGAAAACTTACTTTTAAAGAAATGGTGCAATGTTAGGATAATAATACATTAATATTCAACTTGTACTgtgacttgttttttttttgggcggtaagttggctcagtcggtagcgcgtcggcctcacgatcacgccacccaggttcgaacccgagtctggactgagcaatgttgtgtgaaagcataccgtcccctcttgcaagaggcaaaacactctgtccctcggataggacattaaatggaggtcccgtgtatgagagagtaacaactcatgcacgtaaaagatcccgcttcattcattcatcgcaaagagtagGGTGTATTACCCGGTGAACTGGTCCCACCTCaaatccaactggaccccatgaaagaccagctttgcgtagctgaatatgggctatccagccatcttctcgtgagcagatggaaaatgaacaaacaaagtaaGTTTCCTCACTCCCCTTCCAACTCTCGTAGTAAAAAGTATGCATATCCACGTACACATTCTCCTGCTGACTCCCCATATAGATATTTGCTCATGACATCGTAGCACAGTTTGTACTGGTCCTGCAGATAGCacaatattgagaaaaaaaataaaactaaatcATTCCATTAACATAAATGTTAGGCACAAAACTCCTACACTGGTACCTATATGTAATATCAGGGGGAGTGCGAGTTGTTTGTGTCTGAGGGATATGGGATATTATCAAGAATATCGGATATGCTTGAATTGTTTTGAAGTTTAACTGCGTACAATTTCAGCTTTGCAACTCCTGCAATCTCTTCAATTATTTCTTGGCAGCAATGTTTTCTAAGACAGAAAGAATTGGATTGACAATGCTCtatgatgtcaaaaaaaaaaaacacagagtTGCAAATATAACTTCAAACCATGTACATTATACTGGAATTACGAGCCTAAAATTTATGTAAGAGGGAGACCTCTCAAACCATCACAGTTTTTCAGCGCTACAAGACTTGCCACATCACATACAACAAATTGTATAGAGAATGTCATATTCGCATCTTATAGACCTACGTGCATCCTTGATAAGACACTTACAAGTGATTCCACCATGTTGGGTCTGTTGGCACGCAGATTTTTCACTGCATGGAAGATGTCTACTGTGTTCTTTCTCTCGAACTTGTCAATCACAGACCACAAAGCACAGAACACTCCACTCCAACCTGTTCCATTTCTGTGGAGGATGAAAGGTCATAACTTTATCAAACCACAACCATATTTCAATTCATGCAAAATGTGAGCGATGATGTGTGATCAATTATATAggtttatattatattttttttttcaattaagtGTGAAGGTCATTATCTTTCATAGTTATGTTTGCTCATATCAGACAGACCATTGCACCGAAAGTGTGAATTTCATGATCGAATCCAGACGGATAATGTGAGGGTAGGAGGTGTCTATTTGCACTTTACACATCTATTTATAAAACCAACATTATACTACTCAGCCACTAGACTTAAAACCACGCAATCACACCAAAATTTAGCCACATTGCTCAAAAGACCTGTGTATGCAGTataaaaaaggggggagggggataacGTGAAAAGGGGTCTTATCTACTTATATGACATAATATTAGAGAGTTCTAATAATTTTCTCCTTTGCAGAATCTTCCAGCATTTGTTTGAAATTAGCATAACTTAATACATGGGTACCAACAGCCGGGTCTGCTGTATTCTCtgcatcattaaaaaaatgttttaaagatGAATTCAACAACATCTATACAGCTTTGTAAGACAGAGGGTAATTCCAAACAATCCATCCTACCTATGTAGAGTATTTGGTTTGTAGTATTTGTGCTCTGAGAAGGATAATATTCAATAAAAGTTCAGGTCTttgatgaatatttttttctttgattatacATTAAATATTGTTACTTAGATATTAGGTAGATATATGGccttttgataaaaaaagaaagaaagaaagaaaaagagtttgTTGCTGGTTAAACGCGGAAGCTATCCCATATTAGTAAAGAGTTTTCTATTGGAACCATCAATGCTGTACCTAGTCAGAAGTTAGACTAGGGGTAATACTCACATGCAGTGGACGATGACTGGACCCGAGTTGTGGGCAATCTTGACTGCCTTTTGTGCTGCCCTCACAAGGTGGATGAGTGACATTCGAGATCTCAGGTATGTGCTCGCAGCACTCCATCCAAGCAGTCTGAACTGGGTCACAGTCACACTCTGGTTGTGACAACAAATGGCCAACAGAGGAATCCTTATCATCTGTATAATGTTAAACTTCAACATTGTTACTAACATCCCCATCTTAGCAATCTAAGCTGATGTTGCTGTAACTGGTTTTCATATCTTATTAATCAAGACTATCTAATTTCCGTTCATTGTGTATTACAGTACTCTTAGAAGATGATAAGACTTGCCTTGTGCAAAAATTACTTAGTAGTTCATACCCAGAGTACCGGTAGTTTGGATTTCATATGTTGGTATGATGGCTGTATCATGTTAATATCTGTCAATTACCTTGTAATGATTTTATCTAAAAATGCAGTAGTCGAGCAATAATAAAGCCACTGTGGTTTTTAATTCAGTCTCTTGGTTCATCCATACGTTTTTTCCATCCACTCACACACTAGTTAGAGCATTAATGGGCTTGAAGCTTTGTCTCTTTGATATGATACTGACAAAATTCTAATTATACACGAAAATCCCATGCCATTCTAAGCTTTTCCACAGTGCATTAACTGGAAAtaatggaaacacacacacacagatacacacacacacacacacacacacacacacagacatcccCCCAAGAGTATAGAGCTGCTATGtataagaaaagagaaagtacGACAACCCTGAAATCGAGTTTtgctttcaaatatttttataCAAACCTCTCTCTTGCTTGAGACAGTGAAGGTATCGCGGGTAAAGTGCGGTTCACTCGAAGATCCTACTCGTGTAATTTTTAGAGATCCCATCTGAATGGTGCCTGAACTGGGCCAGTACTGAGGACATGTCTGAAATGGTGGAGGAGTAAAATGAAGTGATAGTAATTAAACATGGGCTATGTTAACATAATGCCTCGGGGAACACGGTGAATCCTTTATAATAACTATAACAATTCAGATTATCTGTAAAACCTAGCGTTCACAAGGGCATGATTGAAACGCAGAAAAAATGTTAGTACACCCATATTCATTTGGCAACCTCTGCACATGTTCTTGAAAGATTCCGTTCACTgtctttttccatttcattcctAAATACTTCTGGGTTTTTCTTCACGTTCGGGAGAGAGCTAAATTTTCTCATTGAAATTTTCAACGTGACAAATATTCTGACATGGAAGTGATCGAATATCCCGACACTTTCAACGCTCAATCATCTGCATTGTCGTGAGGACATTGTCggaatataattatatgcttCACCTTTCAGAGGAAAGGGGGTTGGGTGAGGCAAGGTCGGGCAAGATCCCATAACTTTAGGGATGCTTCTTGCTGAGTGAAGTGAAAATCAATCAAGGGGTTTTCAAGAGAAGCTGACAATTTAAAGAGTTTGCACATGAAGCACAGCTGATGATTCATACCAGACATGACATCGGATGATCAATAATTGCAATAGCTTACTTGAGTCTTTTGCCTAAAGTGAGCTAAAAAGTCGTAAGGTATATTAAGAAATTACTCAGAACGTATAAAGTTGAAAGTTTGTACAAAAAAGGAATATCGTACAGGTCCCTATCTTGTCAACAATTGTTTACAAGACAAGATGTACCACATGGGGTGTTGTTGCCCGGTTGTATATGCTGGTTCTTTGGAGTTGCCACTTGCCCAATCAGACGGGTCAAGCTCATTAAGCATGACGATGACAGGACACTTCCAGTCAAAAACAAGCCGCCATATGTCCACTACTGTATTGGGCAAGGGAGCCTGGGTAACTACAAAGGCATTCTCTTCTGTGAAGgtctgcaaagaaaaaaaaaatcaacaattaTTGAAGCAGAGTGATGGCTGCAGtggtaaaataaaaaatagaaaaatgataACAGTGTAACCTATTGCACCAGGTAGTGCCGACAGAAGTAGTAGTAACAGAAGTGACAACAATAAGTAGTAGTAAAAGCAGTCTGCTTCTTGTTTCTGTCTGCTCTGTTGAAGCATTCAAGAAGTGGAAATCTTCCAGTAAACCTGCTTAATCATATGGATACAAAATCCACtgcaatgttttttgttttttttatgggggTTACCATTTTTTTGAAATCTGAATTTGAGTTTTCAAAGCAGTAAATTATGTATAAGTCATGTATAGTTTCTCTAAACCCATTTCTGTCATATCTATTTgattttgtctgtttgcaacATGTCATGGGAAACTATGGCCTTGAATGAACTCCTAGAAAAGGTGAGGTAATCATCAATACTCACATTCATTAGCGATGCATTGATGTAATCGGTGGAATCTTCAAGTCCCTCTGAGATAAGACATGGTCTCTTTCTCTCCACTTGAGGTACAAAGAATAAATCACGGTGATATGTATTATAATAATGCACAAATGAGCAGAGTACAaggtactccccccccccccccactcaagTAGGGCAGGTGCAAGGGGGAGGctcagacccccccccccctttcctccacttttttttttcacaatacatAGGGTCTAACCACTTTTGGCTccacttacttttttttttcccctggaagtggcaccagaaattgTGGTTAAGCCTGTTTGCCGATTAACCCCCAGAAGTTGTACCATCAATGAAATTGCCGCCAAAGGcctatgtttgtctgtttgtctttttgtgtgtttgtttgtcaacTGATGAAACCAAAAAGTGGCAGGAGAAAAGTGTGgggaagactttttttttttgcttgtcagctgatgaaactgTTAGTGGCACAGGAAATATAAACTTCCCTcccccatttaaaaaaaaaaaaatgcagcaccAGCCCTGTTCTTACCGCTATCATATTGACATCATCTCTTGAACATCATCTCTCCAAAAAGAAATTTATTTTCCCCgaatactgaaaaaaagaagaaatataagtGGAGAAATgattaaaattattttcttattaAGTGCAAGTTCCATCAGTTGGATGCAGTGACTCACAGGGCAAAATGTCTGGGAAtctgttcttgttcttgttctgaGGCATCTTTCCTCCTCTGAAGGCGTTCCTTGGAGGAACCGGTGCCAGTGAGTCGAGCAACTGTAAGAGATAAATTATTCTCTCAAGTTAAAAGAGCATTCTCGAAATTGTCCTCGGAAGAAAAGCAATGGGTGATTCTATAATAACCTCAGCATTTATGAGTGCAGTGATAAGTGATCACTGTGACAATAGATGCCTTTTGTCATGTCAGCCTATCTCTGCATATGTTTATGCAACATTCCACCACAACATATTTGCATTGAGGTAGATCTTGCAGGAATGTTCTCTCATTTCCCTGTTtcctcattttttccccaaggTAAAAGAGAATGTATACtttttcaaaagtttattcagCCAGTCATGAACAAAAGTCTAGCTGTGTGTGGTGGCATTGGTTTTGCTCAATTTTTCTTACCTCATATTCAAGCTGAATGttgattttctttgtctttgggTCCACTCTGTTCAGAGTAGATAGCTTCTTCTTGAACTGTGCCACAGGAGTGTGGGTCTGGCCCAGGAAGTAGACTTCAAGAAGAGCATTGTAGATGAACAGATACTGATcctgaaagaggaggaggatttAGATTCTGATTAACTGTCTTTGCAAGAGtgtttttaaaacatgaccAGACAATATTAAGAAAGGCTTGAAAGCTGCACAAGTATTTTTCAATGTCAGGGTTAAATAGGAGAAGTCAAAATGAATCGCATGTTCTTGCCTGTGTGTCTACCATCTTGATACGGTTTTCCCTCATCTTGTTGACAAAGCCAAAGATGTCCACCTTTCCAGTCTCTCGCATCATAAACAGCATGTTGTAGAGGGTGAGGAAGGTGCCTGTTCTTCCTGCTCCAGCACTGAAGGAAACAGATAAGCAACATCAGAAAGCAAATGATGTCATATTCAGCCACTGGTATATGCAGCAAATGACAAGTGTGTAGGCCATCACAGCAAACTATCAGTTTTCCAAACcaagcaaaagaaaacagaatttTCAAGAATATGAAATGGAGCATGTACAAGAACTatgcaataattatgtcagtacCATAGAATATGAGCCACTTGTATATTGTAGTACAACACAACAAAGTTTTAAAGCTCTCAAACCGAATAGATCGAGTGTTTGGAAGATTAATCCATTACAAACCCCTATTACATGTATCCATTACAAACGCGTATAAGTCTAAAGCAGTATTTGATTTAAAGAATGTCAAAATACAGTTATTGGATgcattatgaaataaagaataaaaacaaaaacccctTGCAATTCATTGCTCAGGAAATATTCTTaccagattcttttttttttggttttttgtttgcatgagcaaaacaaaagaaatacacttTCTTTGAAACAATATATTTCTGTCCAATTATTCTCATGCTAAACACATCTCCTGTATTCACCATTAAAGAGTGACTAAAGTCAGAAATTACAAGTAACTCGTGAAGACGACAGAGCACAGGCTGATGCATATAAACCTGCAGTGTACAAGGGTTCAGGTCGATTCCAGTATGTCTAAGGAGTTTGATGTACCCTGGGGTGTGCCCCAAGGCTCCTGCCTGGGTCCCCTTCTTTTTACTTTGTATGCTAGTAGGTTGTTCCATGAAATCCAACACAAATTCACAGAAGTAATGTGTCATACCTATGCGGATGATACACAGCTGTACATATCTTTTTCACCTACTGCAGCAAATGAGAATTATACTGTGTCCATTATAGAgcgatgtattgtgcatctTCACAAATGGTTATTATCCAACAATCTTCTACTCAATGATAAGAAAACTGAATTTGTAATATGTGCCACTCAACAGCAAGTTTCAAAATTACGCACTGAAAGCCTGAAAGTGATTGATGTTGATATTTATCCTGTTGATTCTGCACGGAATCTGGGAGTGTGGTTTGATTCACGCCTAGCTTTTGACAGACATATCTCTGAAGtatgtaaaaattcattttatcatttgtttaataTTGCACATATTCGGAAGCATTTGACACGGAAAAGTACTGAAAAAATCATCAATGCGTTTGTCACAAGCAGATTGGATTATTGTAACAGTTTATTTTATGGATTACCTGATAATCAGTTAGGTAAACTACAAAGGGTGAAAAATGCATGTGCTAGATTAGTTTGTAATTCTCCTcgttttttttcattgtcgtCCATTACTACGTGCATTACATTGGCTGCCTGTAAAGCAGAGAATCATATTTAAAACTCTGCTAATTGTATATAGAGCCATTCATGGTACAGCACCAGTGCACATACAGGAACTTGTAgagttaaaaacatcatttcaaacattttatcacCTTCGAAGTTCACGggatcaaacattattgaaatatccatcgGGGAACTCAAAAGttactcttggtgacagggcatatttgtacgctgcaccaaaattatggaataatctccctttgtttgtaagacaagcagtcaaaattaatgagtttaaggccatgttaaaaagtcatctcttgaagtagtgtattttctgtttgaatttcttgtatgcatgtcattttgtaatgcgcagtagagtatatcattatagtagctgcgcaatataaatgtccttttattattattattattattacaagcaTTGGTCTGTTCCTTTTAAGGCAATGTGGTGTGGTGACGGAGAACAACGTCAACAAAGTCAAGGAGAGTGGTGTAGTCCTCAGAAACTTCCTCCTTAGAACAGGACATGTAGTGGAACTGGGTGACTGTTCTTTTCTCTTCACCTCTTCCCTGCAAATTGAATAAAGTAGTGAAAGTGGGCTTTACAGTTTGCATTTCAGCAGGTGTAATGAAACCTGAAATTGAAACAAGCCTTTAGCAGTTAAAAACATAGCGGGTCATGGCAATTTGCAATTTTCAGGTCATTGTAGTTGCAATAACTTTGTGATGTTGTACTTTTTTATGCTATGagttcattaaaaacaaagcaatacaaAGCAAactgcagcattttttttttttgggtggggggagggaggaggggcaCACTGCAGGTTGTTCCAAAAGCCTAAGTATCTACTGTGCAGCAAAATAATTTTCTAACCCAGTGACTGTCCTCTGTTACTATCTTAAGGAGGATCGGGGTTCTTTAAACGGAAACTCCAGACGATTTTCGTAAtttcatgtagtacataaatcgacgactacgtatagatttgtggaatttattgtggttcttgagcagaaaaacaaaactttgaaaaaccttaaacaaattacactgaactgggatgatgacataggaggttaacatatttcagaaatgtaggcAGTGTAATTCCACAGAATagcgcttgcttgcgagttcacctgtgtataatctatgcatgccttctttcttttgttctgcttccttgcgccccaactcgtgcattcttatggtaactctgccatgtcatcatccttgtacaatgcaatttgttctaaattttgaaaatattttaatTCTTCATCctaatcatcacaaattctgaaactctgtaatcagtataactaatttattgttgttcaaatgtaaaaatctgaaaattatccgAAGGTCTCCTTTAAGATGATGTAACATGCTTGCTAATGGCTCGGTCACAAATACCAAGAACTGCTACGAACGCCGTACGAACGGTTTTTAGACAATTTCGCACCTGCTGCCCCTCGAAAGCTGCTCGCGATCGCGGTACTTGTACAAGTTTATACCAGAGGTGCAGAGTTTCGGCTGAGATAGGGTTCGAAGTTTCCtacgttttttgatgatgatttttcgagataatgacaaacctgttgtgaaatatgaaaaagcatataattctgtgaggaattcaaagtttatttagtaacgaaattggtttgaaatggttGACACgtcaaaacaaagcgatcctaataaaatatgggacccaccttttataggTTCACTttattttactctgttttttgaTGCCCTACCGTTTAGGCctattagaatcgctttgttttactaagttgttgttttttttatatctcacccatttcaaaacagattttcatcaaataaacgttgaattccttgtaaaattgtatactttttaacatttcatagagtgatttctaaagtatcttgcaaaagttAAAAGCGGATTGCTTATACATCGACCAGTACCATTTTTCCCTCTAAGTAAAGTAGTAATATCCACTATTTGCTTTGACATGTTATGTTGAAAATCATTGGAAAGGACATTTTTTGTTCTGTCACAACATTACAACGGTTAGGAAATAAGAATGacggccggcgccacgtttttaaATGTATGTGCTGGAGGTGGGGAGGTGGGAGGAAAGGAGGGCAGTttattttctggtgccacttgtTTTCAACAgccaacaagcaaaaaaaaaaaataaataaataaagtggGGCCCCAAAGTGGTTACATCTTATGTATTCCTATGTTTTGTGCAAAAATACGTTGCGCCGGCCACAAGAATGTCAATCAGTTTCATTACgagtatgtatgcatgtaataCGCCAAGGCCTATATTTTTATAATGACAAGGAGGCCTATTTATGCACTATAGGCAGTAACAGCAAATCTAAACTGAGCGTTTGAAGACACGCTTAATGTCGAATAAAACTTTGGTCGATATTTCCATCTAATTTATTTTGCTGGTTACATTTCGAAAGAATAGATGCAGATACTGCTTTTCTAAAGATATACATTGTGGTATGTGTTATATCGCAACAAAACCGCTGGATCTTGATATTCGAGGTTAAGTCCAGTAAGGTGTGTTACAGCTACTGTAATCCTCTAGTCTTGTAGGCCTACTGGGTCCATATTGATTTAAGAGATCAGATCACCCAAATTTATATGTAGGGCCCTGCCGGTAAATTACTTTCAATGACATTAGCAACTTAATCATCATTATACTAAGTGAGTGCGTACTCAATGATGCCCATAAATATCTCATTTTTCCTATTGATTCTACCTTTGATACACACAAAGAGTTTTTCTACCTTTTACTGATTTCTAACAAGGGACTGAATCATGATTATCTCGAGCATATTCATTTGAGAAAATTGAACATGATAATGGTGACACTGCATGGTTGAAAACTGCTACTTTGAGATGCCTCAAGATTGTCATTATTGACAAGAGTCATGATGGCCGGTCAGGTATGACTTTCCTTCATCACTTCATCTGATGTCTTTAATTGACACCCACTTTTAGCTGCCTCTATACTCTTTAATGGGTCACGTAAGAGAGTGATCGGTGTAATGCACTGAAATACTCTGTGACCCATGCATGACTTATAGACTGATAATGTTAAGGTCAGTAACTAGTCCTGCATACTGGTTACACTTCATAGTCAGGGTCAATGTCCTAATTCTTATCAGTATTCTCCCACACATTATCTTGTACAGATTGAATATCCTTTGTTCTAAAGTCATAAACTGGAGGGCTAGGTTAGCGTAGTTAGCCCCTATGTGTTAATTGAACcaagacacacacatataagcTTAGTGTTGGTGCCTAGAATAAAGCAGTAATTGTAGCCCTTTTCTCATCTACTATACTGACCATGCAAGAACCTATCCTTTGTCCTCCCCTAGTAGCTAGACGTTTGATATCACCCCTTTGTAATAGTCTCAACTTTATGTCTCTTTGTCCTATTGTTGTAGCCATGCCTCCCTCCAATTACCACCCtacttgcccgatgtttctCATTTAATCTCTTCTATGACTAAGTAGCCAACTGGTTAATTGTTTGTAGAATTGGCTGGGAATGATGCCAAGTTAAAACTCCTGTTCGGGAGGCAGTCTGAATTTGGTCCTCCTGAAGTCAAGACGCCAATAAATGTTCTCTCTGTAAATGCATTGATATTATGTTGGTGTGATTGATTCATTGACTCTTGTTTGAAACTCAACAATAATATATGCCTTAAAAGACTAAATTTTCCATCAATAACCCCCGATGAATGAACTTCGCGTCCTTGAATAAAATGTTGTTTTGATTGTTGATTGTCAATAAAACTGTTTGGCTTTATATGTTgcctgatttatttttttttctttttggattttATGCAGAGatcaaatgttttgaaaagagACAAGATAA from Diadema setosum chromosome 1, eeDiaSeto1, whole genome shotgun sequence includes:
- the LOC140243570 gene encoding receptor-type tyrosine-protein phosphatase kappa-like — its product is MTHYFCEFVLDFMEQPTSIQSKKKGTQAGALGHTPGAGAGRTGTFLTLYNMLFMMRETGKVDIFGFVNKMRENRIKMVDTQDQYLFIYNALLEVYFLGQTHTPVAQFKKKLSTLNRVDPKTKKINIQLEYELLDSLAPVPPRNAFRGGKMPQNKNKNRFPDILPLERKRPCLISEGLEDSTDYINASLMNTFTEENAFVVTQAPLPNTVVDIWRLVFDWKCPVIVMLNELDPSDWTCPQYWPSSGTIQMGSLKITRVGSSSEPHFTRDTFTVSSKRESVTVTQFRLLGWSAASTYLRSRMSLIHLVRAAQKAVKIAHNSGPVIVHCINGTGWSGVFCALWSVIDKFERKNTVDIFHAVKNLRANRPNMVESLDQYKLCYDVMSKYLYGESAGECVRGYAYFLLRELEGE